The Dendropsophus ebraccatus isolate aDenEbr1 chromosome 10, aDenEbr1.pat, whole genome shotgun sequence genome has a segment encoding these proteins:
- the LOC138765870 gene encoding non-structural maintenance of chromosomes element 3 homolog produces the protein MAQKRRGRSSVCPNTSQAQDVDVEEDITLTQTQTLTQVQRNLERHSPEQVNLKVGELVQYLLIRDQKKLPIKRADIVKSVVKDYKDVYLEIFVRAKKALLDIFGFQLEEIDTKNHIYVLVNKLERVPGDDMKVDDNTAKLGLLTVILSLIFMKGNSVKEAVIWETLRRLHIDPGERHEDFGDVRKLVTDEFVKQKYLEYNKIPHTDPTEYEFRWGPRAFKETSKMKILEFVSKIQQKNPNSWITQYKDAQELPRSQAPTASQSTRH, from the exons ATGGCGCAGAAAAGAAGAGGCCGGTCCAGTGTCTGTCCGAACACTTCACAAGCTCAG GATGTAGATGTGGAGGAAGACATTACCTTGACCCAGACCCAGACCCTAACCCAGGTGCAGAGGAATTTGGAGAGGCACTCGCCAGAGCAAGTGAACCTGAAG GTTGGGGAGCTGGTTCAGTACCTGCTGATCAGGGACCAGAAGAAATTGCCCATTAAGCGTGCAG ATATTGTAAAGTCCGTGGTAAAAGATTACAAAGATGTCTACCTTGAAATATTTGTCCGTGCCAAGAAGGCGTTGCTGGAT atttTTGGTTTTCAGCTGGAGGAAATAGACACCAAGAACCACATTTACGTCCTTGTTAATAAGTTGGAGCGTGTGCCGGGAGATGACATGAAAGT GGATGACAATACAGCAAAACTGGGCTTACTTACAGTAATTCTGAGCCTTATCTTCATGAAGGGGAACAGTGTCAAAGAGG CTGTCATCTGGGAGACCCTGCGACGTTTGCATATTGATCCTGG GGAGCGACATGAAGATTTTGGAGATGTGAGGAAACTTGTGACGGATGAATTTGTGAAGCAAAA ATACCTAGAATATAATAAAATCCCCCACACCGATCCCACAGAGTATGAATTCCGGTGGGGCCCAAGAGCTTTTAAAGAAACCTCCAAAATGAAGATCCTGGAGTTTGTCTCAAAG attcAGCAAAAGAATCCCAATTCCTGGATTACACAGTACAAGGATGCACAGGAGCTCCCCAGGTCCCAAGCACCCACAGCCTCACAGTCAACAAGGCACTGA